One window of the Eucalyptus grandis isolate ANBG69807.140 chromosome 6, ASM1654582v1, whole genome shotgun sequence genome contains the following:
- the LOC104449963 gene encoding LOW QUALITY PROTEIN: 3-epi-6-deoxocathasterone 23-monooxygenase CYP90D1 (The sequence of the model RefSeq protein was modified relative to this genomic sequence to represent the inferred CDS: deleted 1 base in 1 codon), which produces MDNALILLTTAILYCAIVFCYKVIVMSLRRSRHQNPPLQLEVPPGSLGWPFIGETIEFVASAYSDRPETFMNKRRHMYGKVFKSHIFGSPTVVSTDAEVTKFILLSDAKTFVPSYPKSLTELMGKTSILLINGSLQRRIHGLVGSFFKSPQLKAQITQDMQKYVQQSMACWRDDHPILIQDEAKNIAFQVLVKALISLDPGNGMEFLKKQFQEFILGLMSLPINVPGSRLHRSLQAKKRMSKLVKNLIKSKRNKGRMISTVAQDVVDVLLNDSNEKLTDDLIADNIIDMMIPGEDSVPVLITLAVKYLSDCPAALQQLTEENMKLKRSKAKLGEQLSWNDYLSLSFTQDVITETLRMGNIIIGVMRKAMRDVEIKGYSIPKGWCVLAYFRSVHLDETNYEWPYQFYPWRWQHKEMMTNSNFTPFGGGQRLCPGLDLARLEASIFLHHLVTQFSWKAEDDTVVNFPTVRLKRRMPIWVKRR; this is translated from the exons atggaTAATGCCTTGATTTTGTTGACAACAGCAATCTTATATTGTGCCATCGTTTTCTGCTACAAAGTGATCGTCATGTCATTGAGGCGCAGTCGGCATCAGAACCCACCTCTTCAACTTGAAGTCCCTCCAGGTTCTCTTGGATGGCCCTTCATCGGTGAAACCATCGAGTTTGTCGCTTCTGCCTACTCAGACAGACCCGAGACCTTCATGAACAAACGGCGTCACAT GTATGGAAAGGTGTTCAAGTCACACATATTTGGGAGCCCCACGGTTGTATCAACCGATGCAGAAGTGACCAAATTCATTCTGCTAAGTGATGCCAAGACTTTCGTGCCATCATACCCAAAGTCCCTCACCGAGCTGATGGGCAAGACCTCCATTTTGCTCATCAACGGAAGCTTGCAGAGGAGGATTCATGGCCTTGTTGGGTCTTTCTTCAAGTCGCCCCAGCTCAAAGCACAGATCACCCAAGACATGCAAAAGTACGTCCAGCAATCCATGGCATGTTGGAGGGATGATCACCCAATACTCATCCAAGATGAAGCCAAAAAT ATTGCCTTTCAAGTACTGGTCAAGGCCTTGATTAGCCTTGATCCTGGCAATGGAATGGAGTTCTTGAAGAAACAGTTCCAAGAATTTATCTTAGGGCTCATGTCTCTTCCAATAAATGTACCTGGAAGTAGACTTCACAGATCCCTTCAG GCAAAGAAGAGAATGTCCAAATTGGTGAAAAATCTTATAAAATCTAAAAGGAACAAAGGTCGAATGATCTCAACAGTGGCACAAGATGTAGTGGATGTTTTGCTAAATGACTCAAATGAGAAGTTGACAGATGATTTAATAGCAGATAATatcattgatatgatgatacCAGGAGAAGATTCAGTGCCAGTTCTGATTACTCTAGCAGTAAAATACCTCTCAGATTGTCCAGCTGCTCTACAACAGTTAACG GAGGAAAACATGAAGCTGAAAAGAAGCAAGGCAAAGCTTGGGGAGCAATTGAGTTGGAATGACTATTTGTCCCTATCATTCACACAAGAT GTCATTACAGAGACTCTAAGGATGGGAAACATAATAATCGGAGTGATGAGAAAGGCGATGAGAGATGTCGAAATTAAAGGGTACTCAATTCCAAAAGGGTGGTGCGTACTTGCATATTTTCGGTCAGTTCATCTTGATGAGACCAACTATGAATGGCCATACCAGTTTTACCCATGGAGGTGGCAA CATAAAGAGATGATGACGAATAGCAACTTCACTCCTTTTGGAGGTGGACAACGACTCTGTCCTGGACTGGATTTGGCCAGGCTGGAAGCTTCCATCTTCTTACACCATCTCGTCACTCAATTTAG TTGGAAGGCTGAAGATGACACA GTAGTGAACTTCCCCACGGTGAGACTGAAGAGGAGAATGCCAATTTGGGTCAAAAGGAGATGA
- the LOC104449964 gene encoding uncharacterized protein LOC104449964 isoform X1 yields MGDEGPKLYANKPKKAQLKQSAKEFAPPPPSSSAAASYTMGSQPPPPPPPPKESFARRYKFLWPLLLTVNLAVGAYLFMRTSKKDQTITEEEDSKAVSSTPVPTTVTTTIAATEKPVPIIAEPVKPREPIPEDRQRELFKWILEEKRKLKPRDREERKRLDEEKAILKQFIRAKSLPPV; encoded by the exons ATGGGCGACGAAGGTCCCAAGCTCTACGCCAACAAGCCCAAGAAAG CGCAGCTGAAGCAGAGCGCGAAGGAGttcgccccgccgccgccgtcgtcgtcggCCGCGGCGTCGTACACGATGGGGTCGCAGcctccgcccccgccgccgccccccaaGGAGTCCTTCGCCCGCCGCTATAAGTTCCTCTGGCCCCTGCTCTTGACTGTCAATCTCGCCGTTGGAG CTTACCTGTTCATGAGGACCAGCAAGAAGGACCAAACCATaacagaggaagaagattcCAAAGCTGTATCCTCAACCCCAGTGCCAACTACAGTGACCACGACTATTGCTGCTACTGAGAAACCTGTACCAATCATCGCAGAGCCTGTGAAACCACGAGAGCCAATTCCAGAGGATCGACAACGTGAACTCTTCAAGTGGATActggaggagaagaggaagctcAAACCTAGAGATCGTGAAGAAAGGAAGCGCCTTGATGAGGAGAAAGCCATTCTCAAACAATTCATTCGTGCAAAGTCTCTTCCACCTGTTTAA
- the LOC104449964 gene encoding uncharacterized protein LOC104449964 isoform X2 → MAKKAQLKQSAKEFAPPPPSSSAAASYTMGSQPPPPPPPPKESFARRYKFLWPLLLTVNLAVGAYLFMRTSKKDQTITEEEDSKAVSSTPVPTTVTTTIAATEKPVPIIAEPVKPREPIPEDRQRELFKWILEEKRKLKPRDREERKRLDEEKAILKQFIRAKSLPPV, encoded by the exons ATGGCAAAGAAAG CGCAGCTGAAGCAGAGCGCGAAGGAGttcgccccgccgccgccgtcgtcgtcggCCGCGGCGTCGTACACGATGGGGTCGCAGcctccgcccccgccgccgccccccaaGGAGTCCTTCGCCCGCCGCTATAAGTTCCTCTGGCCCCTGCTCTTGACTGTCAATCTCGCCGTTGGAG CTTACCTGTTCATGAGGACCAGCAAGAAGGACCAAACCATaacagaggaagaagattcCAAAGCTGTATCCTCAACCCCAGTGCCAACTACAGTGACCACGACTATTGCTGCTACTGAGAAACCTGTACCAATCATCGCAGAGCCTGTGAAACCACGAGAGCCAATTCCAGAGGATCGACAACGTGAACTCTTCAAGTGGATActggaggagaagaggaagctcAAACCTAGAGATCGTGAAGAAAGGAAGCGCCTTGATGAGGAGAAAGCCATTCTCAAACAATTCATTCGTGCAAAGTCTCTTCCACCTGTTTAA
- the LOC104449964 gene encoding uncharacterized protein LOC104449964 isoform X3, which produces MGSQPPPPPPPPKESFARRYKFLWPLLLTVNLAVGAYLFMRTSKKDQTITEEEDSKAVSSTPVPTTVTTTIAATEKPVPIIAEPVKPREPIPEDRQRELFKWILEEKRKLKPRDREERKRLDEEKAILKQFIRAKSLPPV; this is translated from the exons ATGGGGTCGCAGcctccgcccccgccgccgccccccaaGGAGTCCTTCGCCCGCCGCTATAAGTTCCTCTGGCCCCTGCTCTTGACTGTCAATCTCGCCGTTGGAG CTTACCTGTTCATGAGGACCAGCAAGAAGGACCAAACCATaacagaggaagaagattcCAAAGCTGTATCCTCAACCCCAGTGCCAACTACAGTGACCACGACTATTGCTGCTACTGAGAAACCTGTACCAATCATCGCAGAGCCTGTGAAACCACGAGAGCCAATTCCAGAGGATCGACAACGTGAACTCTTCAAGTGGATActggaggagaagaggaagctcAAACCTAGAGATCGTGAAGAAAGGAAGCGCCTTGATGAGGAGAAAGCCATTCTCAAACAATTCATTCGTGCAAAGTCTCTTCCACCTGTTTAA
- the LOC104436332 gene encoding uncharacterized protein LOC104436332 produces MWFNSRARTGLLSPATSFLLRLRQATSDGRRASPPATCDERRASPPPTCDERLLRRASPLRRAPPLRAREFHRLLGRLSRQPLLLHQIETSEELEKVSTADERQSFITKLDEVQEWLYMDGEDVTAAEFQERLNLLKAIGDPIFFRLKELTERPAAVGHAQSYLDQLQKVNNTGVGGSIIDADALRTSVDPCKVSPCRCQSTKTYSFVILFLSIHLSNPM; encoded by the exons ATGTGGTTCAATTCCCG TGCTCGAACAGGCCTCCTCTCCCCCGCGACGAGCTTCCTCCTGCGACTGCGACAAGCGACGAGCGACGGGCGAAGAGCTTCTCCTCCGGCGACCTGCGACgagcgacgagcttctcctcctccgaccTGCGACGAGCGTCTCCTGCGACGAGCGTCTCCTCTGCGACGAGCGCCTCCTCTGCGAGCGAGAGAATTCCATCGTCTTCTCGGGCGCCTGTCTCGACAGccgctgctccttcaccag ATTGAGACGTCTGAGGAACTTGAAAAGGTCTCTACTGCTGATGAACGCCAATCTTTCATTACAAAGCTTGATGAG GTGCAAGAATGGCTTTACATGGATGGTGAAGATGTTACGGCGGCAGAGTTTCAAGAGCGTCTGAATTTGCTAAAAGCAATTGGTGATCCAATTTTTTTCAG ATTGAAAGAACTTACAGAACGGCCAGCGGCAGTTGGGCATGCTCAAAGTTACCTGGATCAACTGCAAAAG GTGAACAATACTGGCGTTGGTGGATCCATTATCGACGCTGATGCTTTGAGAACTTCGGTGGATCCATGCAAAGTTTCGCCTTGCCGGTGCCAATCCACGAAGACatattcttttgtaattttgtttttaagtattcacttatcaaatccaatgtga